Proteins from a genomic interval of Halomonas alkaliantarctica:
- a CDS encoding ABC transporter permease encodes MIAFLIKRLMHAILVMFVISVLAFAIQDNLGDPVQQMVGQSVPESEREAIRERLGLNDPFLVQYVRFAKNAVQGDFGYSYFYREPALEVIARHLPATLELVFAATLIIVLFSVPIGVYSAIKPRSPISRLFMGVSIVGISIPVFLTAIVLIQIFAIGVTVTLFPESTGWGAWLNDFFSTEGNMPSFGRGYDLVNVVGNWDTNLATWNGLQHLVLPAVSLASIMLPLFIRLIRAEMMEVMQSEYVKYARAKGISMRRVYFVHALKNTMLPVITVGGVQIGTMVAYTILTETVFQWPGMGLMFLDAINRADIPLIVTYLMIVGVIFVVTNTIVDLIYGLVNPTVKLTGKPA; translated from the coding sequence ATGATTGCCTTTTTAATCAAGCGGCTGATGCACGCAATTTTGGTGATGTTTGTCATCAGCGTGCTGGCCTTCGCCATTCAGGATAACCTGGGTGACCCCGTACAGCAGATGGTTGGCCAGTCGGTGCCGGAAAGCGAGCGTGAAGCAATTCGCGAGCGTTTAGGCCTCAATGACCCCTTCCTGGTGCAGTACGTTCGTTTTGCTAAAAACGCCGTGCAAGGTGATTTTGGCTACTCGTACTTCTATCGCGAACCGGCGTTAGAAGTTATCGCTCGCCACTTACCCGCCACCCTGGAGCTGGTATTTGCTGCGACGTTGATTATTGTGCTGTTTTCAGTCCCTATAGGTGTGTACAGCGCTATCAAACCGCGCTCACCGATTTCACGCCTTTTTATGGGTGTGTCGATTGTCGGCATTTCGATTCCGGTGTTCTTGACCGCGATCGTACTAATTCAAATCTTCGCCATTGGCGTCACCGTCACGCTGTTCCCAGAAAGTACCGGCTGGGGCGCATGGCTAAACGACTTCTTCTCCACCGAAGGCAATATGCCTTCCTTCGGCCGTGGCTATGACCTCGTTAACGTGGTGGGTAACTGGGATACCAACCTAGCCACCTGGAACGGTTTGCAGCATCTCGTATTACCGGCGGTCTCATTGGCCTCGATTATGCTACCGCTGTTTATCCGCCTGATTCGTGCCGAAATGATGGAAGTCATGCAGTCGGAGTACGTGAAGTATGCCCGCGCGAAAGGGATCTCTATGCGCCGGGTTTATTTCGTTCACGCGCTCAAAAACACCATGCTGCCCGTTATTACCGTGGGGGGCGTGCAGATCGGCACCATGGTGGCCTACACCATTTTGACCGAGACCGTTTTCCAATGGCCTGGCATGGGCTTGATGTTTTTGGATGCTATAAACCGCGCCGATATTCCGCTGATTGTGACCTACCTGATGATTGTCGGCGTTATTTTTGTGGTCACCAATACGATTGTGGATCTGATCTACGGTCTGGTGAACCCC